In Carassius carassius chromosome 46, fCarCar2.1, whole genome shotgun sequence, the following proteins share a genomic window:
- the LOC132129708 gene encoding prepro-urotensin II-gamma-like: protein MICNLLLSCSVLLISCSHLLAHPVTDTADMTYSGPDSVEEAGGVSPDDFFVSDLYEHLQRAVLGYSPLLNQENIKVPGQIPREALRELLLEKPYRLIPPSGLWGIRRQFRKRGGGADCFWKYCV, encoded by the exons ATGATCTGTAACCTGCTTCTGTCCTGCTCTGTCCTCCTGATCTCCTGCAGTCATCTGTTAGCACATCCTGTTACAGACACAGCTGACATGACTTACAGCGGCCCTG ATTCAGTGGAAGAGGCAGGAGGGGTCAGTCCAGATGATTTCTTTGTCTCTGATCTATATGAACATCTGCAGAGGGCAGTCTTGGGATATTCTCCACTGCTCAACCAAGAGA ATATCAAAGTGCCTGGGCAAATTCCTAGAGAGGCTCTTAGAGAG TTACTGTTAGAAAAACCATATCGCCTCATTCCTCCCAGTGGTCTGTGGGGCATCAGGAGACAGTTCAGGAAGAGAGGTGGCGGTGCGGATTGCTTCTGGAAATACTGTGTTTGA